Genomic DNA from Microbacterium neungamense:
TTCGGCTCGAGGCGTACCAGAAGCTGTCCAGCGCCTCCACCGCGACGGCGGCGGACGACGCGATCGATCTCGTGGTCGAGGAGCTGACCGATCGGTACGGGGCGCTGCCGGAGGAGGCGTCCGGGCTGGTCGCGATCGCCCGCCTGCGTCGTCGCGCCGCCCGCGCCGGCCTGACCGACGTCGTCGCCATGGGCTCGAACCTCCGCATCGCACCGGCCCGGTTCGAGGAGTCGATGAAGGTGCGGATGCAGCGGCTGTACCCCAAGGCGAAGCTGGTCGGCGGCGGCGAGGCGCTCGTCGTGCCGATGCCGGGCCCGGACGGGCCGGACCTCGTGGAGTGGGTCGGCCAGCTGCTCACGGCGCTGTTCCCCGAGCCGGTGAAGACTCCGGCCTGAGCTCAGGCGGGCGGATCGCGCGGTGCGGGGTGCGCCTGACGCGGCCTTGTACGCTTCCCGCGGCCCGGATCCGGATTCCGGTCCGCGTCTGGCGCACATCTCCGCGCGAAGCGCACGGGATCGGGCCGCCCGTCGGCGGGAGGCACCGGCATCCGGCATCCGTCGCACATCCCCGGGGCCGGAATCGACAGCGCCGCCGGGGAGGGAACGGACTAGTCTGGCGGCATGATCTACGAGCACCTCGGGGCTCGGCCCCGGATCCACGACACCGCCGTCGTCGCACCCACCGCCGTGATCTCCGGCGATGTGCAGATCGGGCCGAACTGCCAGGTGCTGCACGGGGCGGTGATCACCGCGGAGGGCGGCCCGATCACCCTCGGCGAGCACGTCATCGTGATGGAGAACGCGCTGATCCGTGCGACGGCGGCGGACGCCGTGCACATCGGCGACCACTCGCTGCTGGGCACGCTGTCGAGTGTCGCCGGGGCGACGATCGGCGAGGAGGTGTTCCTCGCCTCCGGCGCGCGCGTGTTCAACGGGGCGCGGCTCGGGGACCGCTGCGAGATCCGCGTGAACGCGATCGTGCACCGGCGCACGGCGCTGCCGGAGGGCTCGGTCGTGCCGATCGGGTGGATCGCGGTGGGCGACCCGGCGCAGCTGTTCTCCCCGGACCGCGCGGAGGACATCGCCGCCGCGCAGCCCGAGCTCGACTTCCCCGGCTACGTGTTCGGCGTCGACCGGGAGACACCCGACCTGATGGTGCAGCTCACCGAGCGCTACGCCTCATCCCTCGCCCGGCACGCCGC
This window encodes:
- a CDS encoding gamma carbonic anhydrase family protein, producing MIYEHLGARPRIHDTAVVAPTAVISGDVQIGPNCQVLHGAVITAEGGPITLGEHVIVMENALIRATAADAVHIGDHSLLGTLSSVAGATIGEEVFLASGARVFNGARLGDRCEIRVNAIVHRRTALPEGSVVPIGWIAVGDPAQLFSPDRAEDIAAAQPELDFPGYVFGVDRETPDLMVQLTERYASSLARHAADRQL